A single Cucumis melo cultivar AY chromosome 4, USDA_Cmelo_AY_1.0, whole genome shotgun sequence DNA region contains:
- the LOC103489930 gene encoding pentatricopeptide repeat-containing protein At3g16010, translated as MNFTSLASKRCISSLAPLAARIKQTENEIVEMFRVPSPRPEASNFPFNRKVLRRDPSVRTLDERFIRILKIFKWGSDAEKAIEVLKLKVDHRLVRQVLEIDVEIRVKIQFFKWAGKRKNFHHDSTTYMALIRCLEESGLVGEMWGTIQDMIRSPCSVGPAEWSEILKILGKAKMVNKALSVFYQIKRHKCNPTATVYNTLILMLMQEGHHEKIHEVYNEICSEGNCFPDTITYSALISAFGKLERYDFAFRLFDEMKENGLHPTAKIYTTILGMYFKLNKVEAALRLVEEMKGKGCAPTVFTYTELIKGLGKAGRVDDAYSLFFNMSKDGCKPDVVLINNLINILGRAGRLEDALMLFGKMDSLQCAPNAVTYNTVIKAIFESKAPASEAALWFEKMKADGVAPSSFTYAILIDGFCKTNRVEKALLLLEEMDEKGFPPCPAAYCSLIDSLGRAKRYEAANELFQELKENCGRASARVYAVMIKHLGKCGRLSDAVDLFNEMKKLGCNPDVYTYNALMSGMIRAGMIDEAHSLMRTMRENGSTPDINSHNIILNGLAKTGGPKRAIEMFTKMKQSKIMPDAVSYNTILSCLSRAGMFEMAAKLMREMKLKGFEYDSITYSSILEAVGKVDEDCIPTASL; from the exons ATGAATTTCACATCACTCGCATCAAAGCGTTGCATCTCGTCTCTCGCTCCTCTCGCTGCCAGAATAAAGCAAACAG AAAATGAAATTGTTGAAATGTTTCGAGTGCCCAGTCCACGTCCCGAAGCTTCCAACTTCCCTTTCAATCGGAAGGTGCTGCGGAGGGATCCTTCTGTTCGTACTCTAGACGAGAGATTCATAaggattttgaaaattttcaaatggggTTCTGATGCAGAGAAGGCGATTGAAGTACTGAAGCTCAAAGTTGATCACAGGTTAGTTCGTCAAGTCTTGGAAATTGATGTAGAAATTAGGGTTAAAATTCAATTCTTCAAATGGGCTGGAAAGAGAAAGAATTTCCACCATGATTCCACTACATATATGGCTTTAATTCGATGTTTAGAGGAATCTGGACTTGTTGGTGAAATGTGGGGGACAATCCAAGATATGATTCGTAGTCCATGTTCTGTTGGTCCAGCTGAATGGTCTGAAATTCTTAAAATTTTGGGAAAGGCAAAAATGGTGAACAAGGCATTGTCTGTGTTTTATCAAATTAAACGTCATAAATGTAACCCAACAGCAACAGTTTATAATACTTTGATCTTGATGCTTATGCAAGAAGGTCACCATGAAAAAATTCATGAGGTCTACAATGAGATATGCAGTGAGGGTAACTGCTTCCCTGATACAATCACTTATAGTGCACTTATCTCGGCGTTTGGAAAACTAGAACGTTATGATTTCGCATTTCGATTGTTTGACGAGATGAAGGAGAATGGCTTACACCCAACTGCAAAGATTTACACTACTATATTGGGAATGTATTTTAAGTTGAATAAGGTTGAGGCAGCTTTGCGTTTGGTTGAGGAGATGAAAGGAAAGGGTTGTGCTCCAACTGTTTTTACTTACACTGAATTAATAAAGGGGCTTGGTAAAGCTGGAAGGGTAGATGATGCTTatagtttgttttttaatatGTCCAAAGATGGTTGCAAGCCTGATGTAGTACTTATAAACAATTTGATCAATATATTGGGCAGGGCAGGTCGTTTGGAAGATGCTTTAATGCTTTTTGGTAAAATGGATTCTTTGCAGTGTGCACCCAATGCGGTTACATACAACACTGTAATAAAGGCTATCTTTGAATCAAAAGCTCCAGCTTCTGAGGCTGCTTTGTGGTTTGAAAAGATGAAGGCAGACGGCGTTGCTCCCAGCTCATTCACGTATGCAATTCTTATTGATGGTTTCTGCAAGACAAATAGAGTTGAGAAGGCTTTATTGCTTCTTGAAGAAATGGATGAAAAGGGGTTTCCTCCATGTCCGGCTGCTTATTGCAGCTTGATCGATAGTCTTGGACGGGCAAAAAGATACGAAGCTGCAAATGAGCTATTTCAAGAACTAAAAGAAAACTGTGGACGTGCTAGTGCCCGGGTATATGCTGTGATGATAAAACATCTTGGCAAGTGTGGACGTCTAAGTGATGCTGTTGACCTTTTTAATGAAATGAAAAAACTTGGATGTAACCCTGATGTTTATACTTATAATGCACTCATGTCAGGGATGATAAGGGCTGGAATGATCGACGAGGCTCATTCCTTGATGAGAACAATGAGAGAAAATGGTAGCACGCCAGACATAAACTCGCACAACATTATATTAAATGGCTTAGCTAAGACTGGTGGCCCGAAGCGAGCAATCGAAATGTTTACAAAGATGAAACAATCAAAGATCATGCCAGATGCAGTTTCGTATAATACCATACTTAGTTGTCTCAGTCGAGCTGGTATGTTTGAGATGGCTGCAAAGTTAATGAGAGAGATGAAATTGAAAGGATTCGAGTACGATTCCATCACTTACTCGTCGATCCTCGAAGCAGTCGGTAAAGTTGATGAAGATTGCATTCCAACTGCTTCATTGTAA
- the LOC103489932 gene encoding uncharacterized protein LOC103489932 isoform X2, whose protein sequence is MKPLEGLNSDKKLLCRRRRRTSMDDGISEELVMSEVHLGCPPGFLGSYVSNFTISFPSDVEEPSVRSFNVSIQHDVMSTIPSVGLQVWKAELVLSDFVLHTMLTSSEFQGIVALELGAGTGLVGILLARVAKTIFLTDKGDRVLDNCAKNINLNSGGFSAEVAVHVRELDWTKPWPPKRTQGECLPNNRYSWASSEVEEALGASLLVAADVIYSDDLTDAFFNMLEKFMSQGSEKVLYLALEKRYNFTLDDFDIVANGYSHFLSYLKHEKDDTENSRLEQESKPYFVGHRIDLANIPQYVLNYERGKDVEIWQIKYCRKES, encoded by the exons ATGAAGCCATTAGAAGGATTAAATAGTGACAAAAAATTATTGTGTAGGAGACGACGACGGACCTCCATGGACGACGGAATCTCAGAAGAGTTGGTGATGAGTGAGGTTCACCTTGGCTGCCCTCCTGGTTTTTTGGGCTCCTACGTTTCCAATTTCACCATTTCCTTCCCTTCCG ATGTGGAAGAACCTTCAGTTCGTAGTTTTAATGTGTCAATCCAACATGATGTTATGTCAACGATACCAAGTGTTGGTTTGCAG gTGTGGAAAGCAGAACTAGTATTATCTGATTTTGTCTTGCATACAATGCTTACTTCATCTGAATTCCAAGGAATTGTTGCTTTAGAACTTGGAGCTGGAACAG GACTGGTTGGAATACTGCTTGCACGGGTTGCTAAGACAATATTTCTAACAG ATAAAGGTGACCGTGTCCTTGACAACTGTGCCAAAAACATTAATCTTAATTCTGGTGGGTTCAGTGCTGAAGTTGCAGTTCATGTAAGGGAACTTGATTGGACAAAACCTTGGCCTCCTAAGCGAACACAAGGAGAATGTCTGCCAAATAACAG GTATTCCTGGGCCTCATCAGAGGTTGAAGAGGCACTGGGAGCTTCCTTGCTTGTTGCTGCTGATGTTATCTATAGCGACGACTTGACAGATGCATTTTTTAATATGTtggagaagtttatgtctcaagGTTCAGAAAAG GTATTGTACTTAGCCCTGGAAAAGCGCTATAACTTCACACTGGATGACTTTGACATTGTAGCAAATGGCTATTCTCACTTCCTAAGTTACCTGAAGCACGAAAAGG ATGATACCGAAAACAGTAGATTGGAGCAGGAATCAAAGCCGTATTTCGTAGGCCACCGAATTGATCTCGCAAACATCCCACAATACGTCCTTAACTATGAAAGAGGAAAAGACGTTGAAATCTGGCAGATTAAGTATTGTAGGAAAGAGTCTTGA
- the LOC103489932 gene encoding uncharacterized protein LOC103489932 isoform X1, with translation MKPLEGLNSDKKLLCRRRRRTSMDDGISEELVMSEVHLGCPPGFLGSYVSNFTISFPSGSDDLNTETKTYVSDSSSSKQLIGFDEDGDLVLPRRVNVEEPSVRSFNVSIQHDVMSTIPSVGLQVWKAELVLSDFVLHTMLTSSEFQGIVALELGAGTGLVGILLARVAKTIFLTDKGDRVLDNCAKNINLNSGGFSAEVAVHVRELDWTKPWPPKRTQGECLPNNRYSWASSEVEEALGASLLVAADVIYSDDLTDAFFNMLEKFMSQGSEKVLYLALEKRYNFTLDDFDIVANGYSHFLSYLKHEKDDTENSRLEQESKPYFVGHRIDLANIPQYVLNYERGKDVEIWQIKYCRKES, from the exons ATGAAGCCATTAGAAGGATTAAATAGTGACAAAAAATTATTGTGTAGGAGACGACGACGGACCTCCATGGACGACGGAATCTCAGAAGAGTTGGTGATGAGTGAGGTTCACCTTGGCTGCCCTCCTGGTTTTTTGGGCTCCTACGTTTCCAATTTCACCATTTCCTTCCCTTCCG GTTCTGATGATTTAAATACTGAAACCAAAACGTATGTCAGTGATTCATCGTCGAGTAAGCAACTCATTGGTTTCGACGAAGATGGAGATCTTGTTTTACCCAGGCGCGTCA ATGTGGAAGAACCTTCAGTTCGTAGTTTTAATGTGTCAATCCAACATGATGTTATGTCAACGATACCAAGTGTTGGTTTGCAG gTGTGGAAAGCAGAACTAGTATTATCTGATTTTGTCTTGCATACAATGCTTACTTCATCTGAATTCCAAGGAATTGTTGCTTTAGAACTTGGAGCTGGAACAG GACTGGTTGGAATACTGCTTGCACGGGTTGCTAAGACAATATTTCTAACAG ATAAAGGTGACCGTGTCCTTGACAACTGTGCCAAAAACATTAATCTTAATTCTGGTGGGTTCAGTGCTGAAGTTGCAGTTCATGTAAGGGAACTTGATTGGACAAAACCTTGGCCTCCTAAGCGAACACAAGGAGAATGTCTGCCAAATAACAG GTATTCCTGGGCCTCATCAGAGGTTGAAGAGGCACTGGGAGCTTCCTTGCTTGTTGCTGCTGATGTTATCTATAGCGACGACTTGACAGATGCATTTTTTAATATGTtggagaagtttatgtctcaagGTTCAGAAAAG GTATTGTACTTAGCCCTGGAAAAGCGCTATAACTTCACACTGGATGACTTTGACATTGTAGCAAATGGCTATTCTCACTTCCTAAGTTACCTGAAGCACGAAAAGG ATGATACCGAAAACAGTAGATTGGAGCAGGAATCAAAGCCGTATTTCGTAGGCCACCGAATTGATCTCGCAAACATCCCACAATACGTCCTTAACTATGAAAGAGGAAAAGACGTTGAAATCTGGCAGATTAAGTATTGTAGGAAAGAGTCTTGA
- the LOC103489933 gene encoding protein ALTERED PHOSPHATE STARVATION RESPONSE 1, giving the protein MGCSQSKIENEEAIARCKERKIHMKDAVTARNAFAAAHSAYSMSLKNTGAALSDYAHGEVQNPQFVSVSTQSNPGVTSSAAAPVTAPFESFPPPPPPLPPSNFSTPLQRAATMPQMNVYNPDLKPGSPIMEEEEEEIDNEGSVGALRRSRNKSKGDEGSSRIRNSELNEDLTGASPPVRPPPSENRHIPPPPQQNSTYDYFFSVDNIPVSTLSEVEEVQINKEEIERKSFDKKSKGVENDVIEERRISGKAEKVEAVLEERVEPPPAPPEVAEPAVVAKSSKKMKQAASMGSIEGKRMVKANFNLLQIFIDIDDHFLKASESAHEVSKMLEATRLHYHSNFADNRGHIDHSARVMRVITWNRSFRGLANMDDGKDDFYAEEQETHATVLDKLLAWEKKLYDEVKAGELMKFEYQKKVATLNRLKKRDSNAEALEKAKAAVSHLHTRYIVDMQSLDSTVSEISRLRDEQLYPKLVQLVNGMAMMWDTMRAHHEAQLKIVSALRAMDLSQSPKETSTHHYERTVQLCGVVREWHSQFEKLVRCQKDYIKSLNSWLKLNLIPIESSLKEKVSSPPRVQNPPIQKLLLAWHDQLERLPDEHLRTAIFTFGAVINTIMLQQDEERKLKLKWEETEKELDRKQRHFDEWHYKYQQRRIPDDMDPERSEERTQDAAVTEKSIAVESLKKRLEEEKETHAKQCLHVREKSLVSLKNQLPELFRALSEFSFASSEMYKSLSSICQV; this is encoded by the exons ATGGGTTGTTCGCAGTCCAAGATCGAGAATGAAGAAGCCATCGCCCGTTGTAAAGAACGGAAGATTCATATGAAGGATGCTGTCACAGCTCGGAATGCTTTCGCCGCCGCTCACTCTGCTTATTCTATGTCCCTCAAAAACACTGGTGCTGCTTTGAGCGATTATGCTCATGGTGAGGTTCAAAATCCCCAATTTGTTTCTGTATCTACTCAATCCAATCCTGGCGTTACTTCCTCTGCTGCCGCCCCCGTCACCGCCCCTTTTGAATCCTTTCCTCCGCCTCCTCCCCCGTTGCCTCCTTCTAATTTTTCTACTCCTCTTCAAAGGGCTGCCACCATGCCTCAAATGAATGTGTACAATCCCGATCTCAAACCTGGGTCGCCTATtatggaggaggaggaggaagagaTTGATAACGAAGGCTCTGTTGGTGCGTTGAGGAGGAGTAGGAATAAAAGTAAAGGGGATGAAGGTAGTAGCCGAATTAGAAATTCGGAGCTTAATGAAGATTTGACCGGCGCGTCGCCGCCAGTGCGGCCGCCACCGTCTGAGAACCGGCATATTCCACCGCCACCGCAACAAAATTCGACATATGATTATTTCTTCTCTGTTGATAACATACCCGTTTCGACTTTGAGTGAAGTCGAGGAGGTACAGATTAACAAAGAGGAGATTGAGCGCAAGTCGTTTGATAAAAAGTCTAAGGGAGTGGAGAACGATGTTATTGAGGAGCGGCGAATAAGTGGAAAGGCTGAAAAAGTGGAGGCAGTGTTGGAGGAGAGAGTGGAGCCGCCTCCAGCGCCGCCAGAAGTGGCGGAACCTGCGGTGGTGGCAAAGAGCTCAAAGAAGATGAAACAGGCAGCATCTATGGGGTCCATAGAGGGCAAGAGGATGGTTAAGGCTAATTTTAATCTATTGCAGATATTTATAGATATCGATGATCATTTTCTCAAAGCTTCAGAAAGTGCCCATGAAGTGTCAAAGATGCTTGAGGCGACCAGATTACACTATCATTCCAACTTTGCCGATAATCGAG GTCACATCGACCACTCTGCCAGAGTGATGCGTGTTATTACATGGAACCGATCATTTAGGGGATTGGCTAATATGGATGATGGAAAAGATGATTTCTATGCAGAAGAGCAAGAAACTCATGCCACCGTATTAGATAAACTATTGGCGTGGGAAAAGAAGCTGTACGATGAAGTGAAG GCAGGTGAACTTATGAAATTTGAGTACCAAAAGAAGGTTGCTACATTGAATAGGCTGAAGAAACGAGATTCTAATGCAGAAGCATTGGAGAAAGCAAAAGCAGCAGTAAGTCATCTGCACACTAGATATATTGTTGACATGCAATCCTTGGATTCAACTGTCTCAGAGATTAGTCGTCTACGAGACGAACAGTTATACCCAAAACTTGTTCAGCTTGTTAATGG GATGGCAATGATGTGGGATACAATGAGAGCCCACCATGAAGCACAATTGAAGATTGTAAGCGCTCTACGAGCAATGGACCTCTCTCAATCCCCAAAAGAAACGAGTACTCATCATTACGAGCGCACGGTTCAGCTCTGCGGCGTTGTTAGAGAGTGGCATTCGCAGTTCGAGAAGCTCGTGCGGTGTCAAAAAGACTACATTAAATCCTTAAACAGTTGGTTGAAGCTAAATCTAATTCCCATAGAAAGTAGCTTGAAAGAGAAGGTTTCATCTCCCCCAAGAGTTCAAAATCCGCCGATCCAGAAACTTCTCCTTGCTTGGCACGACCAGCTTGAAAGGCTCCCCGACGAACATCTTAGAACTGCCATATTCACTTTTGGTGCTGTGATAAATACTATTATGCTGCAGCAGGACGAAGAGAGAAAACTGAAGCTAAAGTGGGAGGAAACCGAGAAAGAGCTCGACCGCAAACAGCGACATTTCGATGAGTGGCATTACAAATACCAGCAACGAAGGATACCGGATGATATGGACCCCGAAAGGTCGGAAGAGAGGACGCAGGACGCAGCCGTGACAGAGAAGTCAATCGCGGTAGAGTCATTGAAAAAGAGACTGGAGGAGGAAAAGGAAACTCATGCGAAACAATGCCTTCATGTGAGAGAGAAATCATTGGTTAGTCTTAAGAATCAGCTGCCGGAACTCTTCAGGGCTTTATCAGAATTCTCTTTCGCTAGTTCAGAGATGTACAAGAGCTTGAGCTCTATTTGTCAGGTCTAG
- the LOC103489935 gene encoding protein ALTERED PHOSPHATE STARVATION RESPONSE 1-like, whose amino-acid sequence MGCSQSKIENEEAIARCKDRKIHMKDAVAARNAFAAAHSAYVMSLKNTGASLSDYAHGEVQNPQLLNGSAQSNPNIDSVASSYEPLVPPPPPIPDFPSPLHRAASMPEMNILKSDLKPVGPIIEEEDENESDNEGSIGSLRRRRSKKGSGGGGSSRIGNKELDDELEGPPPPVPPPPSNTPPPNVNRPLPRAQQQDSTYDYFFGLDNMPGPSLSEAEEEIERNQFDKSPEREDNDEMENQRGESNQAEAVEPPPPPAVAESSAITSKSLKKVGGVNSMDGRRMNDAKFNLLQIFVNLDDHFLKASESAHEVSKMLEATRLHYHSNFADGRGHIDHSARVMRVITWNRSFTGLSNMDNGRDDFYAEDQETHATVLDKLLAWEKKLYDEVKAGEIMKFEYQRKVASLNRLKKRGSNPEALEKAKAAVSHLHTRYIVDMQSLDSTVSEINRLRDEQLYPKLVQLVHGMMLMWDTMRMHHEEQLKIVNALRYLDLSQSPKETSVHHHERTVQLCNVVREWHSQFEKLAYRQKDYIKALNSWLKLNLIPIESSLKEKVSSPPRAQNPPIQRLLIAWHDQLEKLPDEHLRTAISSFSAVISTIMLQQEEEMKLKLRCDETEKELVRKQRQFDDWHYKYQQRRMPDELDPEKSEENSQDAAVTERFVVVESLKKKLEEEKETHAKQCLHVREKSLVSLKNQLPELFRALSEFSSAGSEMYKNLRLICQV is encoded by the exons ATGGGTTGTTCCCAGTCGAAGATCGAGAATGAAGAAGCCATTGCGCGTTGTAAAGATCGGAAGATTCATATGAAAGATGCAGTGGCAGCGCGTAATGCTTTTGCAGCTGCTCATTCCGCTTATGTTATGTCTTTGAAGAATACTGGAGCTTCTTTGAGTGATTACGCCCATGGAGAAGTTCAGAATCCTCAATTGCTTAATGGGTCTGCTCAATCGAATCCGAACATTGATTCTGTTGCATCGTCTTATGAACCTCTAGTGCCGCCACCGCCGCCTATTCCGGATTTCCCTTCTCCTCTTCATAGGGCTGCTAGCATGCCGGAGATGAACATTCTCAAGTCCGATCTGAAGCCGGTTGGTCCCATTATCGAGGAGGAGGATGAGAATGAATCTGATAACGAGGGCTCTATCGGTTCGTTGAGGAGGAGGAGAAGCAAAAAAGGTAGCGGTGGTGGTGGGAGTAGCCGAATTGGGAACAAGGAGCTTGATGATGAGTTAGAGGGTCCGCCGCCGCCAGTGCCGCCGCCACCGTCTAACACGCCACCGCCAAATGTGAACCGGCCACTGCCACGGGCACAGCAACAGGATTCAACTTATGATTACTTTTTTGGTCTAGACAATATGCCTGGTCCGAGTTTGAGTGAGGCTGAGGAGGAGATTGAGCGCAACCAGTTTGATAAAAGTCCTGAAAGGGAGGACAATGATGAAATGGAGAATCAAAGAGGAGAGAGCAACCAAGCTGAGGCAGTGGAGCCACCGCCGCCGCCTGCTGTGGCAGAATCATCAGCCATAACATCAAAGAGCTTGAAGAAGGTGGGGGGAGTGAATTCCATGGACGGCAGAAGGATGAATGATGCTAAATTTAACTTGTTGCAGATATTTGTGAATCTTGATGATCATTTTCTCAAGGCTTCTGAGAGTGCCCATGAAGTATCCAAGATGCTTGAGGCTACTCGACTGCATTATCACTCCAATTTTGCTGACGGCCGAG GGCACATCGATCATTCTGCTAGAGTCATGCGTGTTATTACATGGAATCGGTCATTTACAGGACTTTCGAATATGGATAATGGAAGAGATGATTTTTATGCAGAAGATCAGGAAACTCATGCCACTGTGCTAGATAAACTACTGGCATGGGAAAAGAAGTTATATGATGAAGTGAAG GCAGGTGAGATTATGAAATTTGAGTACCAAAGAAAGGTCGCTTCATTGAACAGGCTGAAGAAACGAGGTTCTAATCCAGAAGCATTAGAGAAAGCTAAAGCAGCCGTGAGTCACCTGCATACGAGATACATTGTTGATATGCAATCATTGGACTCAACTGTCTCGGAGATTAATCGTTTGCGAGACGAACAGTTATACCCAAAACTCGTACAGCTTGTTCATGG GATGATGTTGATGTGGGACACAATGCGAATGCACCATGAAGAGCAATTGAAAATTGTGAATGCATTGAGATATCTGGATCTCTCTCAATCGCCAAAAGAAACTAGTGTGCATCACCACGAGCGTACGGTGCAGCTTTGCAATGTTGTCAGAGAATGGCATTCACAGTTTGAGAAGCTAGCATACCGTCAAAAAGACTACATCAAAGCATTAAACAGTTGGTTGAAACTAAATCTAATTCCTATAGAGAGTAGCTTGAAAGAGAAGGTTTCTTCTCCACCAAGAGCTCAAAATCCACCCATTCAGAGACTCCTCATCGCTTGGCACGATCAACTCGAAAAACTCCCAGACGAGCATCTTAGAACAGCAATATCTAGTTTCAGTGCTGTGATCAGTACTATTATGCTGCAGCAGGAAGAAGAGATGAAACTGAAGTTAAGATGTGATGAGACCGAGAAAGAGCTCGTGCGAAAGCAGAGACAATTTGATGACTGGCATTACAAATACCAGCAGCGGAGAATGCCAGATGAGTTGGACCCCGAGAAGTCTGAAGAAAACTCACAGGACGCCGCAGTTACGGAGAGGTTTGTTGTGGTAGAGTCgttgaagaagaaattggagGAGGAGAAGGAAACTCATGCGAAGCAATGTCTTCATGTGAGGGAGAAATCACTGGTGAGTCTTAAAAATCAATTGCCAGAActcttcagggcattgtcagaatTTTCTTCCGCGGGTTCGGAGATGTACAAGAACTTGAGGCTGATTTGTCAAGTCTAA